The Pseudomonas multiresinivorans DNA window TGCGTCCGGGGTATGACATCAGCGGGTCATCTGTCCGAAACGTCCGAGCTGGACGTCGTCGATGGCCTGCCGGATTTCGCTTTCGCTGTTCATCACGAAGGGGCCGTAGCCGACGATGGGCTCGTCCAGCGGCTCACCGCTGAGCAGCAGCACCAGCGCATCACTCTCGGCCTCGAGCAACAGGGTGTCGCCACGCCGCTCGAACAGCGCCAGCTGCCCTTCGTGCAGCGCTTCGCCACCTCCCAGCCGGACGTTGCCGCGCAGCACCACCAGGGCGGTGTTGCGCCCGGGCTCGACGGCCAGCTCCAACGGGTGCCCCGGCTGCAGTCGCAGGTCCCAGACATCCAGCGGGCTGAAGGTCTGGGCCGGGCCGGCCTGGCCGGCGTAGTCACCGGCAATCACCCGCAGGCTGCCGGCGCCGTCGACCAGTTCGATGCGCGGGATGTCGCCGGCCAGCAGGCTCTGGTAGGCCGGTGCAGCGCGCTTGTGGCTAGCCGGCAGGTTCACCCAGAGCTGGGCCATGTGCAGGTTGCCGCCGCTGCGGATGAAGTCCGGCGAGTGGTACTCCTCGTGGAGGATGCCGTCGCCAGCCGTCATCCACTGCACGTCGCCGGGGCCGATGCGGCCGCCACCGCCGCTGGAGTCGCGGTGTTCCAGTTCGCCTTCGTAGACCAGGGTCACGGTCTCGAACCCCCGATGCGGATGCTGGCCGACGCCACGGCGCACCGTGCTGGGGCCGAAAGCGTGGGGGCCGGCATGGTCAAGTAGCAGGAAGGGACTGAGGTGCTCGCCCAGGCTGTCGTAGGAAAACAGCGTGCGAACCGGAAAACCGTCGCCGACCCAGTGCGGCCGGGCGGCGCTGTAGATGCCAAGAATCTGCTTCATGAGGTGCCTCCTGTAGTGCATGGAGGCCACGATACGGACGCAACAATTGCTCCGGTAGTCGGCAAAAACTACTATCAGTGTTCTACCAGAGGAACACCGAAATGGACGATCTCAACGACCTGTATTACTTCGCCCAGGTAGTGGAGCACGGCGGATTCACCCCGGCCGGCCGTGCTCTGGACGAGCCCAAGTCGAAGCTCAGCAGGCGCGTCGCCGCACTGGAGGAACGCCTGGGCGTGAGGCTGATCCAGCGTTCGACGCGGCATTTCTCGGTGACCGAGATCGGCCAGGTGTTCTACCGGCATTGCGTTGCGATGCTGGTGGAAGCGGCGGCGGCCACCGCAGCCGTCGAACAGCACCGCTCCGAACCGCGCGGTGTGGTGAACCTGAGCTGTCCCACGGCGCTGCTGAACTTCTGGGTCGGCCCGATGCTGGCGCGCTTCATGGTCCAGTACCCGCTGGTGGAGCTTCACGTGCAGAGCACCAACCGCCAGGTGGACCTGATCCAGGAAGGTATCGACATTGCGCTGCGGGTGCGCTTTCCGCCGCTGGAAAGCACGGACCTGGTGATGAAGGTATTGGGGGAAAGCCGGCAGCGTGTGGTGGGCGCCCCTGCGTTGCGCGAGCAACTGCCAAAGCGGCCGACGCCCGCCGATGTGGCCGCCCTGCCGACGCTGCACTGGGGTGCAGTGCAGCGCGAGTACCTCTGGCAGCTGGACGGCCCCAAGGGGGCCAATGCGCAAGTGCGCTACCGGCCGCGAATGGTCACCGACGATCTGGTCGCCCTGCGCCAGGCGGCGCTGGCGGGCGCCGGCGCGGTGCACATGCCCGCCGTAGTGGTCTGCGAGGACCTGAACGAAGGCCGGTTGATCAACCTGCTGCCGGACTGGGCGCCGCGTACCGGCGTGGTCCATGCGGTGTTTCCTTCGCGGCGCGGGCTATTGCCGTCGGTACGAACCTTGCTGGATTTTCTGGGGGAAGAATTCGAAAAGAGCGACATGTCCTGAACCACCCAATCAGGCAGCCAGCCTCGGCAACAGAAAATCGCACTTCAGAAAAGCGACTCTGTCCGATCCAGATGCAATCGAGCGAGCCGGAACATGAGGCGGTGAATTGGGAATTCCCTTACAGACACGTCCGAGGCCAAATCCTTACCATTTGTCGACATTGTGCTCGTAACCACTTCATCCAGCTTGAGTTTTCCGGTAACTGTCTATGCTTGAAAAGGTAATTGTTCTGTCGCGGAGGTGCAGTTCATGGGTAAGTCGCTGAAGGAACGCGCGACAGTCATCTGCCGCCTCGACGACAAGATCCTCTTCGTGCGCAAATCCAAGTCGAAGTGGAACCTTCCCGGCGGTCGTATCGAGGCCGACGAACGCCCAGGCCAGGCCGCCGTGCGAGAGCTGATCGAGGAAACCGGGCTGGCCCTCGAGCAGTTGAACTACATCGCGCCGCTGGAGCTGTACCAGACCCTGCACTACGTGTTCGAAACGCCCGTCGATCCGGCGCAGCAGCCCACGCCGCTGAACGAAATCGCCGATTGCCGCTGGTTCACTCCCGAAGAAGCGAGCAAGCGCAACATCAACAAGTCGGTGCGGCGCCTGTTGCGTTCGTGCCTGAGCAAAGAGGCCGGCTGAAGCCGGCCTTTTTCATATCCCCGCGTATCCCGGCGCCCACGGCGGACAACGCTGGCGCGTTCGACTCTTCCTGAGCGGCCATGGTTGCGTAGATTGCTGTAGGAGCGAGCTTGCTCGCGAACCGCTCGACGCTGGTGCCTGGGCGTTCGCGAGCAAGCTCGCTCCTACAAGGGCAGCCTGGGCTCGCCGTTGGGCCATTCGAGCCGGGTACCCAGCCTTATTATTCGCCCCCTGACGCCTTCCAGCGCTTGCGCGCGTTCAGGTAGGCGGCAAGGTCACCGTAGCCCAGGCGCTCGGCGATGCGCGTGCGGCTTTCTCCCTGCAGTTCCAGGTGCTGCTCCAGTTCCTTGCGCACCTGGTCGAGCAATTCGCGAAACCCCATGCTCTGCTCCGCCAGCCGCCTGCGCAGGGTGCGCGGGCTCTGGTGCAACTGGTCCGCGACGCTTTCCAGCGCCGGGACTTCGCCATGCTCGAGCATCCGTCGGGCGATACCGGCTGCCCTGGCCGCCCAGCCGCTGAGTTGGCGCATACGGGCGAGCCGGCGATCAAGCTCCATCGTGAGCAGTTCCACCAGGCCGGCATGGCGCCCCAGTAGCGGCAAGGCGAGCGTCTGCGCGTCGAAGTACAGCCGGTTGCGGGCGCTGCCGAACTCGATACGCTCGCCGAACCACTGGGTGTACTGCGTGTGATACTCGGGCCGGCTATGGGTGAAGCAGGCGCGTATCGGCATGACGGAGCAACCGGTACCACGGCGCAACTGGGTCACCGCCATCACGCTGTAGTGCTCCAGCAGATAGCGGCTCAGCGGCTCGGGGGCGTCGATGATCAGCTCGACGGCAACCGTGTCGTCTTCCTCCAGCAGACGGAAGGTATCGGTATCGGCCGCCAGTGGGGCGTAGCGCACCCAGCAGAGGACGGCCTGGCGCACATCGGCGCAGAACTGCGCGAGGTGGGCGATCACATGCCAGTCCTGAGGGGTGAACAGGCCGAACAGCTGCAGGCCGATGGCCGGCTCCAGGCTTGCTGCTTCGAGCCACAGCTGCTCCAGCTCGACCAGGCTGTAATCGCTGTGCCGGCGTGCCCGGTGGCTGCTCAGGTAGCGCTCCAGCACCTGGCCGAGCGGCCCGCGGTGGTAGCGCTGCGCCACAGGTTTGGCCACTTCTCGGATGTTTCTGTCCTTTTCGCGCATGGGTCGCCGTACGGTCCTGGGTTCTGATGGGCACGCCTTGTCCCATTGGACCCGAACCGAGAGTGTCATGACTACAACAACAATGCTCCTCGACAACCCGACCGTGATCGTGGCGGGAATCTTCCTCGCCTTCATCGCCCTCGAACTGGCCTGCTCCACCTTCCGCCAACCCCGCGGCCAGCGCCGTGACGCGCTGATCGAGATATTCGGCTCCAGCCTGCTGCTGGCGGTGACCTTCCCGCTGGTGATGTGGGCCAGCGGCGCCCTGCTCGACCTCGCCTTCCCCACCGCCGCCGGTTCCCTGGCGGGCATTCCGTGGCTGGCCGGCTTCGCGCTGTTCCTGCTGTTCGATGACATGACCCAGTACTGGTGGCACCGCCTGGCCCACCGCGTGCCGTTCCTCTACGCCCTGCACCGCGCACACCATTCGGCGCCGTACATGAGCATCCGCATCGTCTACCGCAACAACAGCTTCTATTACCTGCTGATGCCCGGCCTGTGGTTCTCCGGGGCCCTGATCCACATGGGCCTGGCGCACGTCTACTACGTCTACCTGATCCTGAAGATGTGCGTGATCTTCGGCGCCCACAGCAACCTCGCCTGGGACGACAAGCTCTATCGCATCCGCGTCCTGCGCCCGCTGATGTGGCTGCTGGAGCGGACCATCTCGACGCCCGCCACCCACTCGGCCCACCACGGATTGAATGCTGACGATGGCGTGACCTACTACAAGGGCAACTTCGGCAACCTGCTGTTCTTCTGGGACGTGCTGTTCGGCACGGCGAAGATCACCCGGCGCCGCCCGCAGACCTATGGCATCGAGGACCTGGCGCCGGTGAGCTGGCAGGAAGAGGTCTTCTGGCCGCTGGTGCGCAGCCGTGCGCCGGACACCGCGAAAGACGTGGCGGCGGAGGTGGCCCGATGAGCCCGAATATCGTGCTGGTCGCCGGCTCCAGCCAGTTGGACAGCCAATCGGCGAAGGTCGCTCGCTACCTCGCCGGCCGTCTGGAAAGCCTGGCGCTGTGCGGCTGGGCGCAGGTCATCGACCTGGGTGCCACGCCACTGCCGCTGTGGCCGGCAGCGGATACGCAGGGCCATTGGCCGCAGCACCGCGAGCTGCTGCGCGAGGCGGATGCGCTGGTGGTGATCGCTCCGGAATGGCACGGCATGGCCTGCCCGGCCCTGAAGAATTTCTTCCTCTATGCCGGGCTGGGCGAACTGGGGCACAAGCCGGCGCTACCGGTTGGGGTTTCCGCCGGCCAGGGCGGCGCCTATCCGCTGGCCGAGCTGCGCGCCTCCAGCTACAAGAACAGCCGCATCGCCTACCTGCCGGAACAGCTGTTGGTCCGCCAGGTGGAAGGTGTGTTCAACGAAGGCCCGCCGAGCGATGAGAACGACCAGCGCCTGCGCGAACGCGCAGACTGGGCGCTGCACATGCTTTGTCAGTACGCAGCCGCGCTGCGCGGGGTCCGCGAGCGTATCGACCAGCTCAACCCGGCCTACGCCAACGGTATGTGACAAGCCGGGAGGATGCGCAGGAAGGCGCTTCAAGGTATCTTCTGCGCCTTCCTACAAAAACTTCGAAAGGATTCGTCTCCCGATGCTTCGCGCCGCCCTGCTCTGTGCCACCGCGCTGTGCTCCAGCCTGACCTTCGCCAAGGTCGAGGTGAAGCCGGTGCAGCATTCCAAGGTCGGCGAAGTGCTGGCGGTGCGGATCAGCGAGGACATCGCTCCGGGCGACTACGAGCGTCTGTTCAAGGGGCTGCTGGCCAACCCGGGCAAGTACGCCCGCAAGGTCGCCCTGCTGGACAGCATCGGTGGCAGCGCCGCCGAGTCGATCAAGATGGGCCGCCTGCTGCGTGAATCCGGCTTCGAAACCCTGGTGCCGACCAACAGCGTCTGCCAGGGCTCCTGCGTCTACCTGCTGGCCGCCGGCAAGCACCGCACCGTGCGCGGCTACGTGGGCCTGCATCGCCCCTACTACCCGGCCGGCGATTCGTCCCAGGCCGCGGGCAGCTACAACGCCCGCACCTATTTCCGCGACATGGATATTCCGCTGGAGCTGGCCGACGCCATGCAGAGCATCGACCCGCAACGCATGCGCGTGCTGACCCCGCAGGAATTGCAGCGCTACCGCCTGGGCGCCACGCCCAGCCAGATCAGCGCCCGCTGACGTTCAACGGCCACTGGTCCGCGTCGAGGTAACCCAGCAGGCGCGGCGTCTGGTCCTTCTCGCTGAGCACGAAGAGCGTCGAGGCATAGTCCGGAGTCGCCGGGTCGTCCACGCTGACCGAGTGTTCCAGGTCTTCGATGCATTCGCTGTGGGTCACCAGGATCAGGTTGCGGTGCGCCACCTTGTGCTGCAGGGCCTGGTCGAGCATCGAGCCTTCGCACTTGTACAACCAGTTCTGCTCCACCGGCTGCCGCCCGAACATCGAGGAGGCGGTCTGGATGGCGCGCAACTGGTCGCTACTGAGAATGTCGGCATTGGCCAGGCCGAGCGCGGCGAAATCCTGCCCGATCTCGCGGGCGCTCTGCCCGCCCCTGACGGTGATGCCGCTGACGTCGGCCATGCAAGGTGCGCTGGAGCGGTCGCAGCGTTCGGCATGGCGCACCAGCACGATCAGGTCGCCGTTCTGCCAATGCTCGCGCAATTCGGCCTGGCGCTGGGCGTCACCCACCAGCGGCGTAGGACGCGAGAAGTCCAGCGGCAGGAAGCCGCTGAGCAGGGCGATCACCGGGAGCATTGCCAGTAATGCCAGCCAACCGCGGGACATTGATCTGAAGACTTTCGGGATGGGCATGATTGAGGCCGTGCTGCTGGAAAGAGGTCCGCATCCGTTCCCTCTTCGACGAGGGAGGCCCGACCCATCCCTGGGGTATCCATCGCACTGCGGGTTGTCAGATGGCGGGCGATCAAACCCTATCCCCGGATTCGTGAAGAACCCGTTATGAATTGCTGAAGAAACCGTCTCTGTCGGAAACGACCGTCTGTCGCCCCGCCGCCATCGAGGCGCCATCCAGTGCAATCGGCCGCTTTTCGGTCATCGCGATGTGGTAGAACAAGGCACAGTGCCATCAGAGAGCCGCCGCCATGCCGTACGACGCCTCCCCGGAAAATCCCGTCTACCAGACCCTCCTCGAATCCACCCGCGCCATCCCGTGGAAGATCGACTGGAAATCCATGACGTTTGCCTACATCGGCCCGCAGATCGAAGACCTTCTAGGCTGGAGCCAGGCCAGTTGGGTCAGCGCCAACGACTGGGCAGAACGCATGCACCCCGAGGACCGCGAGCGGGTGGTGAACTTCTGCATCTCGCAGTCCCGCGAGGGCACCGACCACGAGGCGGATTACCGCGCGCTGACCATCCAGGGTGATTACGTGTGGATCCGCGATGTGGTGCACGTGGTGCGCGACGACGACGGCGAGGTCGATTCGCTGGTCGGCTTCATGTTCGACATCAGCGAGCGCAAGCGCGCCGAAGAACAGCTGATCATGCTGCAGCGCCAGCTCGAGGAGTATTCGTACAAGGACGGCCTGACCGGCGTGGCCAACCGGCGCATGTTCGATTCGGTGCTGGACACCGAATGGGGCAGCGCCCAGCGCAGCGGCCAGCGCAGCGGCCAGCCGATCTCCCTGGTGCTGCTGGATATCGACTATTTCAAGCAGTTCAACGATCACTACGGGCATATCCGCGGCGACGACTGCCTGCGCACGGTGGGCAAGGCACTGGCCGGCGCGCTGCATCGCCCGCGGGATTTCATCGCGCGCTTCGGCGGCGAGGAGTTCGTATTGGTGCTGCCGGAGACCGACAGCGAGGCCGCGCGGCAGGTCGCCGAGCGCTGCCGCAGCGTGCTGCGCGAGCAACAGATCAGCCACGAGAAGTCGAATGTGTCTTCGCTGCTGACCA harbors:
- a CDS encoding pirin family protein, encoding MKQILGIYSAARPHWVGDGFPVRTLFSYDSLGEHLSPFLLLDHAGPHAFGPSTVRRGVGQHPHRGFETVTLVYEGELEHRDSSGGGGRIGPGDVQWMTAGDGILHEEYHSPDFIRSGGNLHMAQLWVNLPASHKRAAPAYQSLLAGDIPRIELVDGAGSLRVIAGDYAGQAGPAQTFSPLDVWDLRLQPGHPLELAVEPGRNTALVVLRGNVRLGGGEALHEGQLALFERRGDTLLLEAESDALVLLLSGEPLDEPIVGYGPFVMNSESEIRQAIDDVQLGRFGQMTR
- a CDS encoding LysR family transcriptional regulator, whose protein sequence is MDDLNDLYYFAQVVEHGGFTPAGRALDEPKSKLSRRVAALEERLGVRLIQRSTRHFSVTEIGQVFYRHCVAMLVEAAAATAAVEQHRSEPRGVVNLSCPTALLNFWVGPMLARFMVQYPLVELHVQSTNRQVDLIQEGIDIALRVRFPPLESTDLVMKVLGESRQRVVGAPALREQLPKRPTPADVAALPTLHWGAVQREYLWQLDGPKGANAQVRYRPRMVTDDLVALRQAALAGAGAVHMPAVVVCEDLNEGRLINLLPDWAPRTGVVHAVFPSRRGLLPSVRTLLDFLGEEFEKSDMS
- a CDS encoding NUDIX hydrolase, with protein sequence MGKSLKERATVICRLDDKILFVRKSKSKWNLPGGRIEADERPGQAAVRELIEETGLALEQLNYIAPLELYQTLHYVFETPVDPAQQPTPLNEIADCRWFTPEEASKRNINKSVRRLLRSCLSKEAG
- a CDS encoding AraC family transcriptional regulator ligand-binding domain-containing protein, whose protein sequence is MREKDRNIREVAKPVAQRYHRGPLGQVLERYLSSHRARRHSDYSLVELEQLWLEAASLEPAIGLQLFGLFTPQDWHVIAHLAQFCADVRQAVLCWVRYAPLAADTDTFRLLEEDDTVAVELIIDAPEPLSRYLLEHYSVMAVTQLRRGTGCSVMPIRACFTHSRPEYHTQYTQWFGERIEFGSARNRLYFDAQTLALPLLGRHAGLVELLTMELDRRLARMRQLSGWAARAAGIARRMLEHGEVPALESVADQLHQSPRTLRRRLAEQSMGFRELLDQVRKELEQHLELQGESRTRIAERLGYGDLAAYLNARKRWKASGGE
- a CDS encoding sterol desaturase family protein → MTTTTMLLDNPTVIVAGIFLAFIALELACSTFRQPRGQRRDALIEIFGSSLLLAVTFPLVMWASGALLDLAFPTAAGSLAGIPWLAGFALFLLFDDMTQYWWHRLAHRVPFLYALHRAHHSAPYMSIRIVYRNNSFYYLLMPGLWFSGALIHMGLAHVYYVYLILKMCVIFGAHSNLAWDDKLYRIRVLRPLMWLLERTISTPATHSAHHGLNADDGVTYYKGNFGNLLFFWDVLFGTAKITRRRPQTYGIEDLAPVSWQEEVFWPLVRSRAPDTAKDVAAEVAR
- a CDS encoding NADPH-dependent FMN reductase, with translation MSPNIVLVAGSSQLDSQSAKVARYLAGRLESLALCGWAQVIDLGATPLPLWPAADTQGHWPQHRELLREADALVVIAPEWHGMACPALKNFFLYAGLGELGHKPALPVGVSAGQGGAYPLAELRASSYKNSRIAYLPEQLLVRQVEGVFNEGPPSDENDQRLRERADWALHMLCQYAAALRGVRERIDQLNPAYANGM
- a CDS encoding histidine phosphatase family protein; the protein is MSRGWLALLAMLPVIALLSGFLPLDFSRPTPLVGDAQRQAELREHWQNGDLIVLVRHAERCDRSSAPCMADVSGITVRGGQSAREIGQDFAALGLANADILSSDQLRAIQTASSMFGRQPVEQNWLYKCEGSMLDQALQHKVAHRNLILVTHSECIEDLEHSVSVDDPATPDYASTLFVLSEKDQTPRLLGYLDADQWPLNVSGR
- a CDS encoding GGDEF domain-containing protein, which translates into the protein MPYDASPENPVYQTLLESTRAIPWKIDWKSMTFAYIGPQIEDLLGWSQASWVSANDWAERMHPEDRERVVNFCISQSREGTDHEADYRALTIQGDYVWIRDVVHVVRDDDGEVDSLVGFMFDISERKRAEEQLIMLQRQLEEYSYKDGLTGVANRRMFDSVLDTEWGSAQRSGQRSGQPISLVLLDIDYFKQFNDHYGHIRGDDCLRTVGKALAGALHRPRDFIARFGGEEFVLVLPETDSEAARQVAERCRSVLREQQISHEKSNVSSLLTISLGVGTAVPASSDRPLDFVAAVDRLLYQAKQAGRDRLVAAQWKRGDDLRRDAVL